A part of Desulfotomaculum nigrificans DSM 574 genomic DNA contains:
- the mtaB gene encoding tRNA (N(6)-L-threonylcarbamoyladenosine(37)-C(2))-methylthiotransferase MtaB, with translation MTKTAAIYTLGCKVNQYESAAIGDLFRQAGYQLVDFEQPADVYVVNTCTVTHLGDRKSRQIIRRAAKQNPAAVIAVTGCYAQTSPGEVLEIPGVDLVVGTRDRARIVKLVEGHVKNKGPVNAVEDIMQSECFEELPVPTEQGKARAFLKIQEGCNSFCAYCIIPYARGPVRSRLPENVLKAATELVQQGYQEIVLTGIHIGAYGQDFTAQNIDLAWLVERLAAVPGLRRLRLGSVEPHDINTALIEAVANHPNICRHLHIPLQSGDDQILAKMRRRYDTREYNRLIAEIYRKVPGVAITSDVIVGFPGETEANFQNTLRTVAKAKFARIHVFKYSPRKGTPAAEFADQVPPEEKEERSRRLIELGEQLAHEFARIQVGKDLEVLVEQPSHEYTPLWEGHTDTYLKVIFPADESVRGQIAKVHIDNVEGPILKGTIISKQAG, from the coding sequence ATGACCAAAACCGCTGCCATATACACCCTTGGCTGTAAGGTAAACCAGTATGAGTCGGCGGCCATCGGTGATTTATTTCGCCAGGCCGGTTACCAGTTAGTGGATTTTGAACAGCCGGCGGATGTTTATGTTGTTAATACCTGTACCGTCACCCACCTGGGGGATCGTAAGTCCAGACAAATAATTCGCCGGGCGGCTAAACAAAATCCGGCTGCGGTAATTGCGGTGACAGGTTGCTATGCCCAGACCTCCCCCGGTGAGGTGCTGGAAATTCCCGGTGTAGATTTGGTGGTAGGAACCCGGGATCGGGCTCGCATTGTTAAATTAGTGGAAGGCCACGTTAAGAATAAAGGCCCGGTTAATGCGGTGGAAGACATTATGCAAAGCGAATGTTTTGAAGAACTACCGGTACCGACGGAACAGGGGAAAGCCAGGGCCTTTCTGAAAATCCAGGAAGGTTGCAACAGCTTTTGTGCCTATTGTATCATCCCCTATGCCCGGGGGCCGGTAAGAAGCCGCTTACCCGAGAATGTGCTAAAGGCTGCCACTGAACTGGTTCAACAGGGATACCAGGAAATTGTTTTAACGGGGATTCACATTGGGGCCTACGGCCAGGATTTTACGGCACAAAACATTGACCTGGCCTGGTTGGTGGAACGATTGGCGGCTGTGCCGGGATTGCGGCGGCTGCGTCTGGGCTCTGTGGAGCCCCATGATATTAACACCGCCTTAATTGAGGCAGTGGCCAACCACCCCAATATCTGCCGTCATCTGCATATCCCCCTGCAAAGCGGCGATGATCAAATCCTGGCTAAAATGCGGCGGCGTTATGACACCCGGGAGTATAATCGCTTGATCGCAGAGATTTATCGTAAAGTGCCGGGGGTGGCCATCACCAGTGATGTAATTGTGGGTTTTCCCGGTGAAACGGAGGCAAATTTTCAAAACACCCTGCGCACCGTAGCCAAGGCCAAATTTGCCCGTATTCACGTGTTTAAATATTCCCCCCGCAAAGGCACCCCGGCGGCAGAATTTGCCGACCAGGTACCACCGGAGGAAAAAGAAGAGCGCAGCCGCAGATTGATTGAATTGGGTGAACAGCTGGCCCATGAATTTGCCCGGATCCAGGTGGGCAAAGATCTGGAAGTATTGGTGGAGCAACCATCCCATGAATATACCCCCCTGTGGGAAGGGCACACTGATACCTACCTGAAAGTAATTTTTCCTGCCGATGAATCGGTGCGGGGGCAGATTGCTAAGGTACATATCGATAATGTAGAAGGGCCAATATTAAAAGGCACAATTATTTCTAAACAGGCAGGATAA
- a CDS encoding 16S rRNA (uracil(1498)-N(3))-methyltransferase: MARFFVDPQDIKGDTAIITGPDVKHISKVLRMGNGDRLTILDGRGLVFTAEITGMTKDEVTCHLLGPEVAPAEPNLKVTLVQGLPKGDKMETIIQKCTELGIYQIIPLAAARSVVRLDGKKAAERQQRWQRVAMEAAKQCRRPVIPRVQKLCQLTEVISMIPTNALGVIAWEDEKQQSLRQLLQGVTMPEEIYIFIGPEGGFDPEEVARLSQRGWPNVTLGPRILRTETAGPTALTMVLYHYGELG, from the coding sequence TTGGCCCGGTTTTTTGTAGATCCGCAGGACATTAAAGGAGACACAGCCATTATCACCGGTCCCGATGTTAAACATATCAGCAAGGTGTTGCGCATGGGTAACGGGGACCGGTTAACCATACTGGATGGCCGGGGCCTGGTATTTACCGCTGAGATTACCGGTATGACAAAAGACGAAGTCACCTGCCACCTGCTAGGCCCGGAGGTGGCCCCCGCCGAACCAAACCTTAAGGTGACCCTGGTGCAGGGGTTACCCAAAGGTGATAAAATGGAGACCATTATTCAAAAGTGTACCGAATTGGGGATATACCAAATCATTCCCCTGGCCGCAGCCCGGTCGGTGGTCAGGCTGGACGGTAAAAAGGCCGCCGAGCGTCAGCAACGCTGGCAAAGGGTGGCCATGGAGGCGGCCAAACAATGCCGGCGGCCGGTTATTCCCCGGGTGCAAAAACTCTGCCAGTTAACCGAAGTAATTTCAATGATTCCTACCAATGCTTTGGGTGTCATAGCATGGGAAGATGAAAAACAGCAGTCCCTGCGGCAATTACTGCAGGGGGTGACAATGCCGGAGGAAATATATATCTTTATCGGACCTGAAGGGGGCTTTGATCCGGAAGAGGTGGCCCGGCTGAGTCAAAGGGGATGGCCTAACGTGACCCTGGGTCCCCGCATATTACGGACGGAGACGGCCGGACCGACGGCTTTAACAATGGTACTTTATCACTATGGGGAACTGGGTTAA
- the prmA gene encoding 50S ribosomal protein L11 methyltransferase: MNWLEVAVHVPHEGIDMVSNVFDEMGVGGVVIEDPALISKYIAAEIWDHWEFPPEVLNRPMPLVKGYFPEGPGLEDKLALLQERLAALPLADVPRMETKRVAEEDWATAWMKYYKPVEIGRRLAVKPSWEDYTPPEGRLVLELDPGMAFGCGNHPTTTMCMEFLEEIIKGGETAVDVGTGTGILAITAAKLGAAKVIAVDLDEVAVQVARENVQRNQVQGQVEVLQGNLLDKVTQPVDLVIANIIAKVIIILAPDVRKILKPGGYFIASGIIRFRAEEVREKLQEAGFKVLERKEDGEWVSYLSVLEG; the protein is encoded by the coding sequence ATGAATTGGTTGGAAGTTGCCGTCCATGTACCCCATGAGGGGATTGATATGGTCAGCAATGTCTTTGATGAAATGGGTGTCGGCGGGGTTGTCATTGAAGACCCCGCCTTAATTTCTAAATACATAGCAGCCGAAATATGGGATCACTGGGAGTTTCCACCGGAGGTTTTAAACCGTCCAATGCCCCTGGTTAAGGGTTATTTTCCGGAGGGACCGGGGTTGGAGGACAAGCTGGCTCTCTTACAGGAAAGGTTAGCAGCTTTGCCCCTGGCGGATGTTCCCCGGATGGAGACCAAACGGGTGGCTGAAGAGGATTGGGCCACCGCCTGGATGAAGTATTATAAGCCGGTGGAAATTGGCCGTCGCCTGGCAGTAAAACCCAGCTGGGAAGATTATACGCCGCCGGAGGGCAGGTTGGTGCTGGAACTGGATCCCGGTATGGCCTTTGGCTGCGGCAACCACCCCACCACCACCATGTGTATGGAGTTTTTGGAGGAGATTATCAAAGGCGGTGAAACCGCCGTCGATGTGGGTACCGGCACCGGTATTTTAGCCATCACGGCAGCTAAACTGGGGGCGGCCAAAGTGATAGCAGTGGATCTGGATGAAGTGGCGGTGCAGGTGGCCAGGGAAAATGTGCAGCGCAATCAAGTGCAAGGCCAGGTGGAGGTACTGCAGGGGAACCTGCTGGATAAGGTGACCCAACCGGTGGATTTAGTTATTGCCAATATTATCGCCAAGGTGATTATCATTTTGGCTCCGGATGTGCGAAAAATTCTTAAACCTGGTGGTTACTTCATTGCCTCGGGCATCATTCGCTTCCGGGCCGAGGAAGTGCGGGAAAAACTGCAGGAGGCAGGATTTAAAGTGCTGGAGCGCAAGGAAGACGGGGAATGGGTGTCTTACCTCAGCGTTTTGGAGGGATAA
- a CDS encoding histidine triad nucleotide-binding protein, producing the protein MQDCLFCKIIAKEIPAQIVYEDDRVLAFKDINPVAPVHVLIIPKKHISTLLDLHNEDAELIGHIFLTCAKLAKEMGLADNGFRVVSNCKEEGGQTVFHLHFHLLGGRPMEWPPG; encoded by the coding sequence GTGCAAGACTGCCTCTTTTGTAAAATAATTGCCAAAGAAATACCTGCCCAGATAGTCTATGAAGATGACCGGGTACTGGCATTTAAGGATATTAACCCCGTGGCTCCTGTCCATGTGTTGATTATCCCCAAAAAACATATTTCCACTTTGCTGGATTTGCATAACGAAGATGCAGAGTTAATCGGTCATATTTTTCTCACCTGTGCCAAACTGGCCAAAGAAATGGGATTAGCTGACAATGGGTTCCGGGTAGTCTCCAACTGTAAAGAAGAGGGCGGCCAGACGGTATTTCACCTTCACTTCCACCTGCTAGGAGGCAGACCAATGGAGTGGCCCCCGGGTTAG
- the rpsU gene encoding 30S ribosomal protein S21, translating into MAEVRVGKNETLDSALRRFKRNCQKAGVLAEARRHEHYEKPSVRRKKKSEAARKRKNFR; encoded by the coding sequence GTGGCGGAAGTTAGGGTTGGCAAAAATGAGACACTGGACAGTGCCCTCCGGCGCTTTAAGCGGAACTGTCAAAAGGCTGGCGTTTTAGCTGAGGCACGTAGGCATGAACATTATGAAAAGCCCAGTGTAAGAAGAAAGAAGAAATCTGAGGCTGCCCGTAAGCGTAAAAACTTTAGATAG